The Ornithinimicrobium faecis genome includes a window with the following:
- a CDS encoding VOC family protein, with product MAIHQETWPAGTPVWVDLSVTDPDASRAFYADVLGWEFTPSGEQFGGYFMALVDGEPAAGLAPPMEGMEEDTHAWTTYLGTEDIEAVTQGVTDAGGTVVMPPMPLESLGSMAIYTDSTGAVFGGWQYGEHTGFNVYDSPGSVSWCEAMLGDFEAGQEFYAQVFGFTYEDMSSEGMKYAMFSVPGGERPAGGVGMVEGEQPYWSVTFNVPDTDAAIERATARGSQVLMEPYAFEFGRVAVITGPDGERFGVIEPPAEPAVSAG from the coding sequence ATGGCAATCCACCAGGAGACCTGGCCCGCAGGCACGCCCGTCTGGGTCGATCTGTCCGTCACTGACCCGGACGCCTCCCGTGCGTTCTATGCCGACGTGCTCGGCTGGGAGTTCACGCCGTCGGGCGAGCAGTTCGGCGGCTATTTCATGGCGCTGGTCGATGGTGAGCCCGCCGCCGGCCTGGCCCCGCCGATGGAGGGCATGGAGGAGGACACCCACGCCTGGACCACCTACCTCGGCACCGAGGACATCGAGGCGGTCACGCAGGGCGTCACCGATGCCGGCGGCACCGTCGTCATGCCCCCGATGCCGCTGGAGTCCCTCGGGTCGATGGCGATCTACACCGACTCCACGGGCGCCGTCTTCGGCGGGTGGCAATACGGCGAGCACACCGGCTTCAACGTCTATGACTCCCCGGGCTCGGTCTCCTGGTGCGAGGCCATGCTCGGCGACTTCGAGGCTGGCCAGGAGTTCTATGCGCAGGTCTTTGGCTTCACCTACGAGGACATGTCGTCCGAGGGCATGAAGTATGCGATGTTCAGCGTCCCCGGCGGGGAGCGGCCCGCCGGTGGCGTGGGGATGGTCGAGGGTGAGCAGCCCTACTGGTCGGTGACCTTCAACGTGCCCGACACGGATGCCGCGATCGAGCGCGCCACGGCCCGCGGGTCCCAGGTCCTCATGGAGCCCTATGCCTTCGAGTTCGGCCGGGTCGCGGTCATCACCGGTCCTGACGGTGAGCGGTTCGGTGTCATCGAGCCTCCGGCGGAGCCGGCCGTCTCGGCCGGGTGA